In Fundidesulfovibrio magnetotacticus, the genomic window TTCGAGGATTTCGTCCAGATCGGCCCCGGGCAGGCCTTCGCCCAGCCGGAAGAGATCGACGTGCACCACCTGGGGCGTGGTGGGGTAGACGTTGGCCAGGTTGAAGCTCGGGGAGGCCACCTCGGCCTGGTCGCCGCCGGGCAGCGCCTCCACGAGTCCCCGCGTGAGCGTGGTTTTGCCCGAAGCGAGCCCGGCCTGCAAGCACAGCGCGGGGTTGTCCCATCCCTCGGGCAGGCAGCGGGCCAAGGCCGCGCCCAGGGCCAGGGTTTCGGGCTCGCCGGGCAGGAAGAGCCCGGCCACGGCTATTTCCTGGCGGAAAGGGTGCGCAGAATGTCCTCCATGCCGATCACGCCGCACACCCGGCCCGCTTCCATCACCGGCACGGTGTGGAAGCCCCGGTCCACCATGAGGGTGGCCACGTCCTCCACGGGGGTCTCGGGGGTCACGGTCTGGGGATCGGGGGTCATGGCCTGGGACACGCTGATGGCGGCGATCTTCTCCATCTCGCGGTCCAGGTCGGCCATGGAGGTCATGGGCACGAGCCCGTCGAGCAGGGTGAACACCGTGGGAAGCGAGAGCCGCTTCTGCTGGGCCACCAGGTCCGACTGGCAGAGGATGCCCACGAGTTTCCCGGAGGCGTTCACCACCGGGCAGCCGTTGATGCGCTTCTCAAGAAGCGTCTGGGCGGCCTCGGCGATGGAGGTGTCGGGCGTGAGGGTGACCACCTGGGCGGTCATGATGTCTTTAGCTTTCAGCATCGAGCCACTCCGTGAGGGCGCGGGGCAGGGCCTGGACGATCTCGGAGGCCAGGTTGCCCCGGTAGGGGAATTCGCCGGACACGAGACGCCCGGCGAGTCCGTGCCAATACACCCCCAGGCAGGCGGCTAGCAAGGGGGAAACGCCACGGGCCAGCAGGCTTCCGGCCACGCCCGAGAGCACGTCGCCGGAACCGCCCACCGCCAGGTTGGGCTCCGCGAAGGGGGAGACGTACACCGACCCGGAGGGGTCGCCCCCCTGGCAGATCAGCGACGCCGGACCCTTGAGCACCACGGCCGCTCCGGTGCTTTCGGCCAGGCGGCGCACGCAGCCCGCGCGGTCGGAC contains:
- the tsaE gene encoding tRNA (adenosine(37)-N6)-threonylcarbamoyltransferase complex ATPase subunit type 1 TsaE, with amino-acid sequence MAGLFLPGEPETLALGAALARCLPEGWDNPALCLQAGLASGKTTLTRGLVEALPGGDQAEVASPSFNLANVYPTTPQVVHVDLFRLGEGLPGADLDEILESLHAGAARLLVVEWAEYLPPGFLPADHLLVRLEEQGDGREATLTANGPWAARWLQRINATSSQSGSS
- a CDS encoding CBS domain-containing protein, translated to MLKAKDIMTAQVVTLTPDTSIAEAAQTLLEKRINGCPVVNASGKLVGILCQSDLVAQQKRLSLPTVFTLLDGLVPMTSMADLDREMEKIAAISVSQAMTPDPQTVTPETPVEDVATLMVDRGFHTVPVMEAGRVCGVIGMEDILRTLSARK